DNA from Lactobacillus johnsonii:
GATATGGAATAAAATGATAGCGCAAATGTAAGTACTTGCGGTATATCGATAGAGTTGGTTCTCCAAAGATCCATGGCTCTTGCGAGCGTGTACCCATAGCCGCATGATTTCGAAGAAGAGGACTAAAAACTGCTGCTTCAATCCATCTTGTTAATAGTTCTGGTGTAGTATCTGCACCAAATCCTCCGATATCTGTCCCAGCAAAAGCAAAACCGCTCATTCCTAAATTACATAGCTGCGGAATCATCATTTGTAAATGTACCCATAAACTTTGATTATCACCCGTCCAAACTGTGGAGTATTTTTGTGTTCCCGCATAAGCAGCACGGGTAATCACAAATGGGCGTTTACCAGTTAAATTCTTTAAGCCATAATAGGTTGCTTTAGCCATATTGTGACCATAAACATTATGCATTTTAGCATGTGTTGATTCTTTTTCTTCATCATTAAAAATAATATTTTTCGGAATTTCTCCATTAAATGAGGCCGGCTCATTCATATCGTCCCAGATTCCATCAACACCTAAATCAACTAAAAACTTACAATTTTCTGACCACCATTTTCTGACTGCTTCACGCCCAAAATCCGGATAGACAGCATCCCCGGGCCAAACCTTATTAACATACACTTGCCCATTTGGTGCTTTTACAAAATATCCCTTTTTTAGTCCTTCTTGGTAGATCTGATAACTATCGTCTTTTTTGACACCAGGGTCAATAATTGTAATCACATGGAAACCTAATTTGTGAAGTTTATCAATAAATTTTCTAGGATCATCATAGGTATCTGTCCTCCAGGTAAAAACTCGATACCCATCCATATAATCAATATCTAAATGGATAGCATCACATGGCAGGTGATATTTTCGCATTTTAGTAACAATTTCTTCTACCTTTTCAGCGCTTATACTATATCCCCAACGAGATTGTTGATAACCTAATGTCCACTTTTGTGGCAGCGGTGTTTTCCCAGTTAAGTAAGTATAATTTTTAACAATTTCTTTTAAGTCACTCCCGCCAATAATGTAATAATCAATATTTCCATTATCAGCTGCAATGTAGTAGTATTTATTACTTTCTTTACCTAAATCAAAATAACTATGATAAGTATTATCAAAAAAAATTCCGTATGGATGATTTTTCTTCAACCCAATTAGAAATGGAACCGACTTATATAAACGAGTAAAACTTTCTACCTGCGGCTCAGGGTTATCTGTATTCCAGTTTTCATAGGCATAGTGTCGTTTATTTAAAAAACCGGTCTTATCACCTAAGCCATAAAATTGCTCATCGTCTGCTAATTTTTTGACCAGTTCATAGTAGTGGACATCTTTTCTTCTACTAGTAACCACATCATGCCCTTCCGACTCTGCTAACTTTTGCTGGCTAGAATTTGTTTGTCGATCAATTGGAATTCTAGATCCCCGATAATCAATAATTAAAGGATTTTCTTCTGCATCATAAACATCTATTTTTTCATCATGATGAACTTTAATGATTAATTTTGAAGTTTTTATTTCAAGATAGTCATTCTTTTTCTCAACTTTAAATTTAGTGTCTATTGCCTTATTTCCTTCAATTGCATATGAATTAGTATGCTCACCGCAATTTTGAAATACACGGATTATTTCAGGTGTTAAGATTGTTAATTCAATACTAGAATTAACAAAATTTATCTTTATTTTGTTTTTATTAATCGCATATGTTTCCAAACTATTTGTATTCATATTAAGCCTCTACATTATTTGTATTCGCTTTCAATTTTATCACAAAAAACTACTCAACTTTTGAAAGCTGAGTAGTTAAATTTTTATTCCTTAATACCTTGTAAGGCACGCTTCATATTCTTCCACATACCGTTATCATCAGTTTGCAAAATAAGGCTTGGATAAATTTTTCTAATCCACCAAATCGATCCTAGCAAAAATACGAATAGAATTACTAGAGAGATTGCTGCCTCTAAGCCAGTCGCGTTTCCTTTAATTAGTCGAAGGGGCATTAAGAAAGATGATAAAAATGGTACGTAAGACATAATCATGGCAAAAATGCCATCAGGATTATTAGATAAGCTCATACTACTAAATAATCCGAGTAGAGTTAAATAAACTAAGGGTTGTACTGCCTTGTTAGCATCTTCAGCTTTAGTGACAATTGCACCACAAACAGCCGCATAAACGATGTATAGGATCAAGCCAAGCACGACGAATAATAGTCCCCAAGAAATTATTTGTCCTAAAGCTTGATCGATAGCAGGTTTTATTTGAGCAAATGTATCTTTTACTCCATCAATATGAGGAGCCATATAATAAAAGCCAGAAAACATCACAGCATAAATTAATAACTGAGTAAGAATTTCAAGGAAAATACCCAACACTTTACCATCAAAATAATTTCCACCAGGCATACTTGAAAAGATCATTTCCATAATTTTAGTTCCCTTTTCACTGGCAATATCCTGTGCCATGATGGTGCTATAAGTCTGAACCAAAAAGTATAAAACAAAAATTAGAATCCAAAAAGTAGCTGTCTTTAAATTCTTTTCATCACTTGCATTCAATTTTTTATCATTAGTTTTCTCAGTAAATTTAACTTTTTGAGAAAGTGACTGCATCTGTTGCTCACTGAGCTTAGCGTTTTTTAGATTAAGTGCTTGCTGCTGAGTGTTTAAAACTCTGATCAACTCAGTCTTAACATCATTATCAAGGCTTTCGGTACCATAGTAGTTCGCAACTAATTGAGTAGAAGTCTCTTTCACCACAATATAACCACTAATATCACCATCTTTATAGGCCTTTTCAGCTTTTGCCTTATTTTTATATCCATCAAAATCTTCTGTTTTCTTTAATGGCTGAACAATACTCTGATTTTGACTTACTATTCCTACCTTTGTATCACTGTCGAAAGCTGAAGATGAACTCATCCCAAAGAAAAAAGAAATCAATAATACAAGAAATGGTGCGAAAATCATCAATAAAAATGACCAATTTTTCACTTCTCTACGATATGTTTCTTTAGCAACTAACCAAGTTTTATTCATTATCTTCACCGGCTTTCATTTTAAAAATTTCATCTAAAGTTGGTGGCTCTTGATCAAAAGTTTGCAAGTATTTTCCATGGGAGAGCATATTAAAAATTTCTTCTCCGTAACTAGCGTTTGTTAACCAAAGTTTGTAGATACCATTATTCTGTAAAATAGCATTTTCAACCCCAGGTAAATTTTTAACATTATCAAGATTCAGGTCAGTTCTAATAAACAATCGAGTTAAACCAAAATTATTGCGAACATCATTTACAGCACCGTTTAACACAATATGTCCATTATTAATCATTACTACATCGTCACACAATTCCTCAACATTAGACATATCATGATCAGAAAATAGAATAGTAGCTCCGCGTTTCTTTTCTTGTAAGATTACCTCTTTAATTATTTCGACGTTTACCGGATCGAGCCCACTAAAAGGCTCATCCAAAATAATTAAGTTTGGCTGATGAATAAGAGTCGCAATTAATTGGATTTTTTGTTGATTACCTTTAGATAAACTTTTTATTATATCGGTAATTTTGCCTTTAACTTCTAACTTTTGCATCCAATCTTGCAAATCATGTTTTACTTCATCTTTTTTCATTCCCTTTAAACTAGCCAAAAAACTTACTTGCTCTAAAACAGTTAATTTTGGCATTAAGCTACGCTCTTCAGGTAAATAGCCGACAGAGTTATAATCCCGACTTGAAAAAGAATGTCCATCAATAGTAATTGTTCCCTGATATTTGACAAACTTTAAGATGCTATGAAAAAGAGTTGTTTTTCCTGAGCCATTTTTACCAATTAAGCCTAATATCTTTCCATTGTCTGCTTTGAAGTTAATATCAAACAAAACTTGTTTGCTTCCAAAGCTTTTATTTAAGTTCTCTACTTGTAACATAGTTTTTTCTTTCTAAGTAAATTTATTAAAGTTAGCCTTAATTATATCAATATTTTTTCTTAAATATACTTTATTGGATCAAAAAAGCCTCTCAGTTGTCCAAATCTGGGAGGCTTTTATCTTTATTTATACATATATTTTGCAGTAGCTTCTTTAGGATCCATTCCATTTCGAATCTTTAAAGCAAGTTCAATTGAAACATCTGCGATAATTGACTGCGGATCAATAACGTTATATGGGTGATCTGGCGCTTTTTCCTGGGCGAGAGATAACTCAGTACATCCAAGTAAAATCACATTACAACCATATTCATCGTGCATTGTTTTTAAAATTTTATGGTATAAATCATGATCAACAATACCTTTTTCTTTAATATCACGATAAATTAGCTCGTTCACCATTGGTTGAATTTCAGGACCACCTAGTTCAGCTTTTTTACCAACTCGTTCTAATTCATCCACATATAAATGATCGTAAATAGAACCTTCAGTTGCAATTAAACCAATTTTCTCTTCTTTTGGAAAATCATCCACAAACTTATGAACAGCAATACGCATCATATGTAAAAATGGTACGTCTGTTAATGCTGCCAAGTCATCATAAAAGTAATGAGCAGTATTGCATGGCATTACGAAAAAGTCAGGATTAAGTTTTGATTGACTTAAAACATCATCCTTTAAATCATAGAAAAAATTAGGTTGACTATGATCCATAATGTATGCAGTTCGATCAGGAATTTGAGCATCATTTACTAAAATATAATTTAAATAGTCCTGATCCTTAGTAATCTTAACTCGGTGATTAATCAAACGGACATAACTTTCAGTCGCAATTGTCCCCATTCCACCGATAATTGAGAAAAAGTGCTTCATTCCTATTCCTCATCATCTTTTTCTAGTTCATTAATTACACTTTCCGCAACTTTGATGTCAGTTGGATATGGTGTATCTACTCCGCGAATCTTTTGGTATGGGTCGGCTCCCTTACCACAAATCAAAACGATGTCATCCTTATCGGACATTGCAATTGCATCATGAATTGCCTTTTCACGATCTAACTCAATTGTGACATCAACTTTTTCATGATCAATGCCTGCATCAATTTCCTGAGCAATATCCATTGGATCTTCAAAACCAGGATCATCAGTTGTCAAAAAGGCTTTATCTGCATAAGCAGTTAAACTTTCACTAAATCCTGGACGACGTGATACTCCTTTATCACCAGGAGCTCCAACAACTACGATGATTTTTGGATTGTTAAATTCACGCTGCATAAAGCTCATTAAAGCCATCATTGAAGCCTTATTATGTGCATAATCAACAATTACAGTACCATGATTCTTTGATGGCAAAGCTTCCATTCTTCCTGGAATAGTAACGTGACGAATACCTTTAGCACATTCTTCATAATTTTCGCCGGCAAGTCCAGCACCAATAATAGCAGCAGTACCATTCATTTCGTTGAAATCACCAATCATTTGAAGAGTGTAGTCACCAGCAATTGGTAATTTCTTAGCTTTATCAGATGCACAGAATAATTTGAATTCAGTTTCTTTCATATCAGTTTCAACCGATTGGAAACGGAAATCAATTGGTTGCTTCAAGTTAGGATTTTCAAAATCATTTCTGGCAAATAAATAAATACTATCTGGATTAGTAGTAGTTGTTGCAGCCGCATAAATCTCATCGAAGTGATCAGACATTGCATTGATAATACACTTACGTGAGTTAACCATTAATTGCAACTTACAGTGCAAATAATCTGCAAAGTTAGGATGTTCATTTGGTCCAATATGGTCTGGAGTAATATTTAAGAAAAAGCCGAGATCATAAGTCAAACCAAAGACACGATTTTTCTTATAAGCCTGACTAGAAACTTCCATTACTAAATGAGTCATACCGTTATCAACAGCTGTTCTCATATCTCTGAACAAGTCTAAACTTTCAGGTGTAGTTAAACTAGCCTTAAATTTATCTTCAGGCTTTGGTCCTACAATATCATCTACTGATGAAAATAGTGCTGTTCGACCACCATTAATTTGGTCAAGCATTCCCTTCAAGAAGTATGCAGATGTTGTCTTACCCTTAGTACCGGTAAAGGCTACAACATACAAATCATCTTGCGGAAATCTGTAAAAGGCAGCAGATAAAAGAGCCATGGCTTTAGTTACATCTCTAACAACTAAGGCATGCATTCCTTTACCTTCTGGATATGGTTGTTCTGCTACATAACAAGTAGCTCCACTATCTTTAGCCATTGATAAATAAGTAGGTCTAAAGCCTTTACCTTTACAGAAAAACAAGGTATTTGTTTTTATATCACGTGAATCATAGGAAATATAATCCATTTTAGTTGGAACCGCATCTTGAACAGCACTTGATTTAAGCAAGTGGTGTTCCTTCAATATTAAGATGCAAGTGTTTAAAGAAATGCTAGAATCGCTCATTTTTTCTCCCCAATTTTTAAATCAATTCAGCCTAAATTATAGCACACCATCATTTTTCTTTGGGCTATTGAGTGGTAGTTGAATAATAAAACTAGTTAATTCTGCTGTTGATTGGCATTTAATATTACCACCATGCAAATCAACAATACTTTTTGTTATAGCTAAACCGAGGCCAGTTCCACCAGTTTTTAAATTTCTTGAACTTTCTACACGATAAAAACGATCGAAGATCTTCTGCAAAGATTTCTTAGGAATTTGTTCTCCATTGTTTTCAACTCTAAGTTCTACAAATTCATTATTTACCTTATTTGCAATTAAGTTGATTTCAGTAGCTCCACGTCCATACTTTAAAGCATTTGAAATCAGATTATTCAACATTCGAACAATCATCTTTGCATCCGCATCAATTACGAGATCTCTTGGTCTGGTTATCACATTAAAAGTAATGTTTTTCTTCTCAGCTTCTAATTCAAAGCCAGCAGCTACTTGTTCAAGCATTGAATTAACATGTAACGGCGCTAAAACCAATTTATTATTTGTAGAAGAGCGCAAAGTAGTGTACTCAAATAGATCTTCTGCTAGAGCTTTCATTTGAAGAGCCTTATCATAAGCTATTTGGATGTACTTAGTTTGATCTTCATTCAGCTCACTACTCTTTAATAAGCCAAGATAGCCAATAATTGAAGTTAGTGGTGTTCTAATATCATGCGAAACATTAGTAATTAAGTCATCCTTGGATTGCTCTATCTGCCGCTCCTCTTCCATTGAAGCAACAGTACTATCAACTAACGCATTAATTGAATCAATCACTTTTTGCAAATCTGTTTTTACAACAAAAGGAATTCGATGATCAAAATGGCCATCTGCAATATAGTGTAATTCTTCAATAACGTGGCGCAATTGCATTTGCCGATATCTTCTGATTAAGCGCCAATATACTACAATGGCATCTCCGACTAACATAAAGCTAATGAAAAGTCGTTGCCAAGACCATAAATGCATCCCATTAGCAAAAGTAATGGTTTTCTTCAAAAAGAAAATTCCATTTTCTAATCTAGGATCATTTAAGACAGCGAGGTTAATCAAAATAATAATCGAAAGGTTTAAGAGTAAAAGCAAAATAACGGTTATTACGCCTTCACCGAAAAGTTCGCTTTTTTCTTTTGTGGTTAGGATTACTTTCTGCTTTTTCATCCCTACTAAGCCTCTACTTTATAGCCTACTCCCCAGACTGTTTGAATAACTTCTTCACCATCAGTTGCTTTCTGAATTTTATCTCGTAAGTGAGAAACGTGTACCATAACAGTTTTAGCAGAAACAACTGATTCTTGTTGCCATACTCTTTCAAAAATTTCATCAGCACTAAAAACTCGATTGGGATGGCTAGCAAGCATATATAAAATTCCAAACTCTAAGGCAGTTAATTGGATAACCTTACCAGTTAAAGTTTTAACTTCATGTGAATCTTTATTGATCACTAAAGGTCCTACTTCTAATACATCTGGCTTATCATCTTTTACTTCCTTCTGGCTACGACGAAGAAGTGATCTTACACGTGCCATTACTTCTAATGGATTAAATGGCTTAACTACATAGTCATCTGCTCCAGTAATCAAACCTTGAATCTTATCCATATCACTAGTCTTAGCAGAAACCACTAAAATTGGAATTTCTGAATCTTTTCTAACTTCCTTGATAACTTCAATTCCTGACATCTGTGGCATCATAATATCAAGAATCATTAATGCAATTTCTGGATTAGTAGAAAGTTTCGTTAAAGCTTCTTTACCGCTATAGGCAGCAATTGGTTCGTAACCTTCATTTTTTAAATATATACTTAATAATTCAACGATTTCTTTATCATCATCAACAACTAAGATCTTCATGAGGATTTCTCCTTATCTATAATTATTTATCACATTAAAAAATCTATTATTAACATTTTACCCGTTTTCCTTTTAATTACCTAAATTAAACCACGTTTTTAAAGAATTATAAAAAATGGACCCTAGAAAAGCATCTAGACTCCATTTTTAATTAATCTAATTCTTTTTTACCAGTGTACAACTCGTAATAGTAACCTTTTTGCTTCAAAAGTTCTTCATGAGTACCACGTTCAATAATATGACCATGGTCTAGAACTAAAATAAGATCTGAATTAACTATTGTTGATAAACGGTGGGCAATAACAAAACTAGTTCTACCAGCAAGTAAGTTATCCATACCAGCTTGAACCATACGTTCAGTTCTAGTATCAATACTTGAAGTTGCCTCATCAAGAATCATCACCGGTTCGTCCGCAATCATCGCTCTAGCAATACTGAGCAGCTGCATTTGACCTTGAGACAAATCACCGCCATCACCATCGATTACAGTTTCATATCCGTCATCAAGTTCATGGATAAACTCATCTGCATGTGCTAAACGAGCAGCTTGATATACTTCATCATCACTGGCATCAGGCTTACCGAAACGAATATTATCCATAATCGTTCCAGTAAAGAGGTGGGTTTCTTGTAAAACAATCGACAAAGAATGTCTTAGATCATTTTTTCTAATTTGAGAAATTGGAACACCATCATAGGTTATCTTTCCAGATTGAATTTCATAAAAACGATTAAGCATATTTGAAATAGTTGTCTTACCTGCACCAGTTTCACCAACTAGAGCCACCTTCATCCCTGGTTTTGCATCAATGTTGATATCATACAAAATTTGATGCCCTGGTACATATGAGAAGTTAACATGATCAAAAACAATATGTCCCTTAATTGGTACCTTTTTAATGTCACCATTCTTTTCTGGCACATCCCAATACCAACTATTCTTGACTTCCTTATTAGGAGACATAATAACATCTCCATTATCAACTTCAGAAGGCTCATCTTCTAGTTCAAAAATTCTTTGGGCACCGGCTAAAGCTAAAACAATTGAATTCAATTGTTGAGAAATTTGTGCAATTGGCATACTAAACTGACGGGATAACTGTAAGAAGGATGCAATTGCACCTAAAGTTAAAGGAGCCCATCCATTAATTGCGGCAGCTCCTCCAATAAAGGCAATTAACACATACAGCAAGTTACCCATATTACCCATAATTGGGAATAGAATTGTCGCATATGTATTAGCTTTTCCCGAAGCTCCACGCAGTTCTTCATTAAACTTATCAAAGCCCTCTTCAGCTTCAGGTTCATGGGAGAAAACTTTAATGACCTTTAAACCATTAAGCATTTCTTCATCATAACCATTAATTTGTCCTAATTTATTTTGTTGAGCTTTGAAGTAATGGCTAGATCTAACTGTTAAAAATCTAACAATTCCAAAGGATAATGCAAAAATAATAAATGAGAACAGAGTCAATTGCCAACTTAAACTAAACATAGCCACAATAACAAAAATCAAGCTTAATGCCGAGTTCAAGAATTGAGGTAATGATTGGGAAATCATCTGCATCAAGGTATCGATATCATTAGTATAACGACTCATGATATCCCCATAGTTATTTTGGTCAAAATAAGCAATTGGTAAAGATTCCATATGGGTAAATGTTTCATTACGAACACGGAACTGTACTTTTTGGGCTAATACCCCCATCAACATACTAAATAAGTAATTAGAAAGGAATCCAATTGCATAGATTCCAAACATTACTAAAATGGCGTTTAGAAGCGGGCCATAATTTGGAACTTTTTCATGTAAGAGTGGTGTTACGTAAGTATCAATCAGTCGCTCAATAAATAGCGATCCAATTACAGCGGAAGCAGCTGCTAAAACAATAGTAATTATTGAAACAACTAACATCCAAGGGCTGGTTGTCAAAACTAATTTTAATAAACGACCAAGGACTTTTATCCGGTTTCCTTTAGGTTGTGTTTTTTCTTTTACTTGATCCATAACTTACTCTCACCTACTTTCCCGCATTATTTTCTTCTTGGAACTTAGCAATTGAACGATAAAGTTCATTGGTTTTCATTAATTCTTCGTGTGTTCCAATTGATTGAATCTTACCGTGATCCATAACAATAATTCGGTCTGCATCTTTAATCGAAACTACTCTTTGAGAAATAATAATCTTAGTAGTATGAGGCATGTCTTTTGCCAAAGATTCACGAATTTCACGCTCAGTTGTCGTATCCACAGCAGAAGTTGAATCATCTAGAATTAAAATTTCTGGATTCTTCAAAAGTGCACGAGCAATAGTCAAACGCTGTTTTTGTCCACCGGAAACATTATTTCCGCCTTGTTCAATCATTGTATTGTAGCCATCTGGCATTTCACGAATAAAGCCATCTGCATGAGCAACCTTAGCTGCAGCTACAACTTCTTCGTATGTTGCATTTTCGTTTCCCCATTTTAGGTTTTCTTCAACAGTTCCATTAAACAAAACATTCTTTTGTAAAACCATTGCAACTTTATCACGAAGGGCCTTCAATTCGTATGATTTAACATTATGGCCAGCTACTCTAACTGCACCAGACGTTACATCGTAAAGACGAGGAATCATTGAAACTAAAGTTGATTTAGATGATCCAGTCTCACCGATAATACCGATTGTTTCACCCGGGGTAATATGTAAGTTAATATCCTCTAAAGCATAGTGCTTTTCATCTGGTGAGTATTTAAAGTTAACATGATCAAAAACAATATCTCCATTAGTTACGTCTTTAAGAGGTTTTCGTGGATTTTCGATTGCTGGCTTTTCGGTTAAGACAGCCGCAATACGTTTACCACTAGCTTCAGAAATAACTAATTGAGTAGTGATCATAGCTAGAATATTCAAACTAAACAAAACAGAGTTTGAATATGAAAACATGGAAACTAATTGTCCAGTTTGTAAACTTCCACCAACGATTTCCTTAGCACCAAACCAGCAAATTGCTAAAGTAGAAATATTAAGAACTGCCATTACAACCAACGCATTAAGTGACATAATTTTCTGCGCAGTTGAGAATAATTTATAAATAAAGCCAGAAGATTTTTCAAACTTTTCAATTTGAGATTCTTCTTGCACATAAGTCTTTACTTCACGAATTCCACGAATATTTTCACGAACATCTTGGTTCATTACATCATATCCTCTAAAAATACGTGGGAAGTAAGGATAAGCACTTTTAATAATTAATGCCAAAATTAAAACAAAGATAGGAGCGATTACCACAAAAATCAAAGATAGCCTTGGACTAATGATAATCGACATAATAATTGAAAAAATCAGCATTAGCGGTGCACGAACAGCGATTCTAATTAACATTTGATAGGCATTTTGAAC
Protein-coding regions in this window:
- a CDS encoding ABC transporter ATP-binding protein — its product is MVNVLRKSIRQYKKLSLTSPVLVAGEALIEMLIPYLVGILIDRGIMKGNMGYINKWGLILFVLTLISLTLGASASYVSAHAAAGFAANLRKDMFYHIQDFSFNNIDKFSSASLVTRLTTDVTNVQNAYQMLIRIAVRAPLMLIFSIIMSIIISPRLSLIFVVIAPIFVLILALIIKSAYPYFPRIFRGYDVMNQDVRENIRGIREVKTYVQEESQIEKFEKSSGFIYKLFSTAQKIMSLNALVVMAVLNISTLAICWFGAKEIVGGSLQTGQLVSMFSYSNSVLFSLNILAMITTQLVISEASGKRIAAVLTEKPAIENPRKPLKDVTNGDIVFDHVNFKYSPDEKHYALEDINLHITPGETIGIIGETGSSKSTLVSMIPRLYDVTSGAVRVAGHNVKSYELKALRDKVAMVLQKNVLFNGTVEENLKWGNENATYEEVVAAAKVAHADGFIREMPDGYNTMIEQGGNNVSGGQKQRLTIARALLKNPEILILDDSTSAVDTTTEREIRESLAKDMPHTTKIIISQRVVSIKDADRIIVMDHGKIQSIGTHEELMKTNELYRSIAKFQEENNAGK